The Alphaproteobacteria bacterium genome includes a window with the following:
- the purH gene encoding bifunctional phosphoribosylaminoimidazolecarboxamide formyltransferase/IMP cyclohydrolase — MRDPDARAIRRALISVSDKSGLVELAASLSDLGVELVSTGGSAAALRQAGLEVLDVSDITGFPEIMDGRVKTLHPRVHGGILARRGNDEDAAIMAEHGIAGIDLVAINLYPFEATVASGANFAACVENIDIGGPAMIRAAAKNHNDVTVVTDPADYPALIAELEATGGEVGADFRRLMAVRAFARTAAYDAAIAAWLAAEQDDALPATLVLAGRRRQILRYGENPHQDAGFYVAPDAYGRYRPGVATAEQVQGKELSYNNINDTDAAFELVAEFDAPAVAIIKHANPCGVAVADSLVDAYRRALTCDAVSAFGGIIAVNRSLDGAVAAEIAKLFAEVVIAPDADDAARAVLAGKANLRLLLTGAMPDPGAGGTTLRSVAGGWLAQGRDHISATVQNLKVVTKRAPSEAEIRDMLFAFTVAKHVKSNAIVYARDGATVGIGAGQTSRVDSARIAARKAEDAAAAAGLAAPLTKGSAVASDAFFPFADGLLAAAEAGATTVIQPGGSVRDDEVIAAADAAGLAMVLTGSRHFRH; from the coding sequence ATGCGCGACCCAGATGCCCGTGCAATTCGCCGCGCGCTGATTTCCGTTTCCGACAAGTCCGGTTTGGTCGAGCTGGCGGCGAGCCTCTCGGATCTGGGTGTCGAACTGGTATCGACGGGCGGCTCGGCGGCGGCCCTGCGCCAGGCCGGCCTCGAGGTTCTGGACGTGTCGGACATCACCGGCTTTCCCGAGATCATGGACGGCCGGGTCAAGACGCTCCATCCCCGGGTTCATGGCGGCATCCTGGCGCGGCGCGGCAACGACGAAGACGCCGCAATCATGGCCGAACACGGCATCGCCGGCATCGATCTCGTCGCGATCAACCTCTACCCGTTCGAGGCGACGGTCGCGTCGGGCGCGAACTTCGCCGCCTGCGTCGAGAACATCGATATCGGCGGGCCGGCCATGATCCGCGCGGCGGCGAAGAACCACAACGACGTCACGGTTGTAACCGATCCCGCCGACTACCCGGCCTTGATCGCCGAACTCGAGGCGACGGGCGGCGAGGTCGGCGCCGACTTCCGCCGCCTCATGGCGGTCCGCGCGTTCGCCCGAACCGCCGCCTACGACGCCGCCATCGCCGCCTGGCTGGCGGCGGAACAGGACGACGCTCTGCCCGCCACCCTGGTCCTGGCCGGCCGCCGCCGCCAGATCCTGCGCTATGGCGAAAACCCGCACCAGGACGCCGGCTTTTACGTCGCGCCGGACGCCTACGGCCGCTACCGGCCGGGCGTCGCGACCGCGGAACAGGTGCAGGGTAAAGAGCTGAGCTACAACAACATCAACGATACCGACGCCGCCTTCGAGCTGGTGGCGGAATTCGATGCGCCCGCCGTCGCCATCATCAAACATGCCAATCCTTGCGGTGTCGCCGTCGCCGATTCCCTGGTCGATGCCTATCGCCGCGCGCTGACGTGCGACGCGGTGAGCGCTTTTGGCGGCATCATCGCCGTCAACCGTTCTCTCGACGGCGCGGTCGCGGCGGAGATCGCGAAGTTGTTCGCCGAGGTGGTGATCGCCCCCGATGCGGACGACGCGGCGCGCGCGGTGCTTGCCGGCAAGGCCAACCTGCGGCTGCTGCTGACCGGCGCCATGCCCGACCCCGGCGCCGGCGGCACGACTCTGCGCAGCGTCGCGGGCGGATGGCTGGCACAAGGCCGCGACCACATTTCGGCCACCGTCCAGAACCTCAAGGTGGTGACCAAGCGCGCGCCGAGCGAAGCCGAGATCCGCGACATGCTGTTCGCCTTCACGGTGGCCAAGCATGTCAAGTCGAATGCCATCGTCTATGCCCGGGACGGCGCCACGGTGGGCATCGGCGCCGGCCAGACGAGCCGTGTCGATTCCGCCCGCATCGCCGCCCGCAAGGCCGAGGATGCGGCCGCCGCGGCCGGGTTGGCGGCGCCCCTGACCAAAGGCTCGGCGGTGGCCTCGGATGCCTTCTTCCCCTTTGCCGACGGTCTGTTGGCGGCGGCCGAAGCGGGCGCAACCACGGTCATCCAACCGGGCGGCTCGGTCCGCGACGACGAGGTCATCGCCGCCGCCGATGCCGCCGGATTGGCGATGGTGCTGACCGGCAGCCGGCACTTCCGGCACTGA
- a CDS encoding polysaccharide biosynthesis protein, which yields MPKLEGKTRAALIITHDVVMAALSFVISAYLRLGDTVFDQPSEFLLIGTAVFAAVAAAVFAVMRLYRNVWRYISLNEFFDILRAATLIILVFLPSMFLLTRLEALPRSVLVINWFVLVGLLAGSRIFYRLLHDRHFDREERGQPGRPVPVLLIGAGSSADMFIRAMTRNPGAGYRVVGILDEGSAFIGQRIQGVPVLGGLSDLERVVHRAGRGIERPQRLILTGERIDGVIARDLLDRAETLGLTLGRLPRLTAFRSAIEDGIDVKTFAVEDLLGRPQTVLDRKSMRALVADRRVLVTGAGGTIGGELVRQICDYRPAQIVLVDHSEFALYSITHELDERPTAPPRRAVLCDIRNSASLRRVIDEERPNLVFHAAALKHLPLVENNPSEGVLTNVIGTRNVAEACRGGGVEAMVLISTDKAVKPTSVMGATKRLAELYCLALARAVGPGDTRFVTVRFGNVLGSTGSVVPLFRRQLENGGPITVTDPEMTRYFMTTREAVELVLEASALGASESEHDPGIFVLDMGDPVSIDELARQMVRLAGLRPGEDIDIVYTGCRPGEKLHEELFHPDEGARPAEYPGLLIARPKVPALDTFGPGFEALAAAANAGDSSETLRLLRRLVPEYQPLEENPGVVVAMRS from the coding sequence ATGCCGAAATTGGAGGGCAAGACACGGGCGGCACTGATCATCACCCACGACGTGGTGATGGCGGCGTTGTCGTTCGTCATCTCCGCCTATCTGCGGTTGGGTGACACCGTTTTCGACCAGCCGTCCGAATTCCTCTTGATCGGAACCGCGGTCTTCGCCGCGGTCGCTGCCGCCGTGTTCGCGGTCATGCGTCTCTATCGCAATGTCTGGCGTTATATTTCGCTCAACGAATTCTTTGACATCCTGCGCGCGGCAACGTTGATCATTTTGGTCTTCCTGCCATCGATGTTCCTGCTCACCCGCCTCGAGGCGCTGCCCCGATCGGTCCTGGTCATCAATTGGTTCGTCCTGGTTGGACTGCTCGCCGGGAGCCGTATCTTTTATCGACTGTTGCACGACCGCCATTTCGACCGCGAGGAGCGGGGCCAACCCGGCCGCCCGGTGCCCGTGCTGCTGATTGGCGCCGGCTCGAGCGCCGACATGTTTATCCGTGCGATGACGCGCAACCCGGGCGCCGGTTACCGGGTCGTCGGTATCCTTGACGAAGGGAGCGCCTTTATCGGCCAACGCATTCAGGGCGTGCCCGTGCTCGGCGGCCTGTCCGACCTGGAGCGGGTCGTGCACCGGGCGGGGCGCGGCATCGAGCGCCCGCAACGGCTGATCCTGACCGGCGAACGGATCGATGGGGTAATCGCTCGCGACCTGCTGGATCGAGCGGAAACGTTGGGGTTGACCCTCGGCCGCCTGCCGCGGCTGACGGCCTTTCGGAGCGCCATCGAAGACGGCATCGACGTCAAGACCTTCGCCGTCGAGGATCTTCTCGGGCGGCCTCAGACGGTGCTCGATCGCAAGTCGATGCGCGCGCTTGTCGCCGATCGCCGGGTCTTGGTGACCGGCGCCGGCGGGACCATTGGCGGCGAGCTGGTGCGACAAATCTGCGACTACCGGCCGGCGCAGATCGTACTCGTCGACCATTCCGAGTTCGCGCTGTATTCGATCACCCACGAATTGGACGAGCGGCCGACGGCCCCGCCGCGCCGCGCCGTGCTGTGCGATATTCGGAACAGCGCCAGCCTGCGCCGCGTCATCGACGAGGAGCGCCCCAATCTGGTCTTCCACGCGGCGGCGCTCAAGCACCTGCCGCTGGTCGAAAACAATCCCAGCGAGGGTGTGCTGACCAACGTGATCGGCACCCGCAACGTCGCCGAGGCCTGCCGCGGTGGCGGGGTCGAGGCAATGGTGCTGATCTCCACCGACAAGGCGGTGAAACCGACCAGCGTCATGGGCGCCACCAAGCGGCTGGCCGAGCTCTATTGCCTCGCCCTCGCCCGCGCCGTGGGTCCGGGCGACACCCGCTTCGTCACGGTGAGGTTCGGTAACGTGCTCGGCTCGACCGGATCGGTGGTTCCGCTGTTTCGGCGTCAGCTCGAAAACGGCGGGCCGATAACGGTGACCGATCCCGAGATGACCCGCTACTTCATGACCACGCGCGAAGCGGTCGAACTCGTTCTCGAGGCGTCCGCCCTGGGCGCGTCCGAATCGGAACACGATCCCGGTATCTTCGTGCTCGACATGGGCGACCCGGTTTCGATCGATGAGCTGGCGCGGCAGATGGTGCGCCTGGCCGGCCTCCGCCCGGGAGAGGACATCGACATCGTCTACACCGGCTGCCGGCCTGGCGAAAAATTGCATGAAGAGTTGTTCCATCCCGACGAAGGGGCGCGGCCGGCCGAGTATCCGGGCCTGTTGATCGCGCGGCCCAAGGTTCCCGCACTCGACACCTTCGGGCCCGGATTCGAAGCCCTGGCGGCGGCCGCCAATGCCGGCGATAGCAGCGAGACCTTGCGGCTGCTGCGGCGCCTCGTGCCTGAATATCAGCCGTTGGAGGAGAACCCGGGCGTCGTCGTTGCCATGCGGTCATGA
- a CDS encoding glycosyltransferase family 4 protein, which translates to MDGWSILVASGGAFVASWAGTLVLIRALGRGAVLDHPNERSSHAVPVPRGGGIAIIATVAILWTVLAPAGTGNVYWILVAAIALAAVSWIDDLHDLSILVRLPVHFAAVIIGLFAIGDLGPVFQGVLPLWLDRIATVLLWVWFLNLFNFMDGIDGLAAGETVAIALGLVALAVVTGGAQDQMFYAATLAATTLGFWWWNAAPARIFLGDVGSIPLGFVVGWLLLTLAAHGHWVAALILPLYFLCDSSLTLLKRLQQGARVWQPHREHYYQRAVQNGITHAAVVRTVMAANLVLIVLAVVAVLGGAIPAGIAALATVAMLLFVLSRMRPRP; encoded by the coding sequence ATGGATGGATGGTCGATTCTCGTCGCCAGCGGCGGCGCGTTCGTCGCGAGTTGGGCCGGCACTCTGGTCTTGATCCGCGCCCTCGGCCGCGGCGCGGTACTCGACCACCCCAATGAGCGAAGCAGTCACGCGGTCCCGGTACCGCGTGGCGGCGGCATCGCCATTATCGCCACCGTGGCCATTCTGTGGACCGTATTGGCACCGGCCGGAACCGGTAACGTTTATTGGATCCTGGTCGCGGCCATCGCCTTGGCCGCGGTGTCATGGATCGACGACCTCCATGATCTTTCCATTCTTGTTCGCCTGCCGGTTCATTTCGCCGCCGTCATCATCGGGCTGTTCGCGATCGGCGACCTCGGCCCGGTCTTTCAGGGTGTTCTGCCCCTATGGCTGGATCGCATCGCCACCGTCCTGCTGTGGGTATGGTTTCTCAATTTGTTCAATTTCATGGACGGCATCGATGGCCTGGCGGCCGGCGAAACGGTGGCGATCGCGTTGGGATTGGTCGCGCTGGCGGTGGTCACCGGCGGCGCCCAGGATCAAATGTTTTATGCCGCGACGCTGGCTGCGACGACGCTCGGCTTCTGGTGGTGGAACGCGGCGCCGGCGCGGATCTTTCTCGGCGACGTCGGCAGCATCCCGCTCGGCTTCGTCGTCGGTTGGCTTTTGCTGACGTTGGCCGCGCACGGCCACTGGGTCGCTGCGTTGATCTTGCCGCTCTACTTTCTGTGCGACTCCAGCCTTACGTTGCTCAAGCGTCTGCAACAGGGCGCGCGCGTTTGGCAGCCCCATCGCGAGCATTATTACCAACGCGCGGTTCAAAACGGCATCACCCACGCCGCCGTCGTCCGCACCGTCATGGCGGCCAATCTGGTCCTCATCGTCCTCGCCGTCGTGGCGGTCCTCGGCGGCGCTATCCCGGCCGGGATCGCCGCGTTAGCGACCGTCGCCATGCTGCTTTTCGTCCTCAGCCGGATGCGGCCGCGGCCCTAA
- a CDS encoding NAD(P)H-binding protein, which translates to MIAALFGATGKTGKYLVPALLDAGWSVRALGRDRTKLAALDQRCETASIDLDRPAALASLLDGVDRVVSLAHARFAGTILAALPDSCARVVLTGSVRAFTKLPDPAAEMVRDAVAIFQASGRAGVVLHPSMIFGAPEDRNVGRILAHLEAWPRMFPLIVPLPDGGRHFVQPVYYDDVVAGFVAAVINDDAPGEPIILAGPEPLTYADMVRACAAACGRQARILAIPGIAATTAVRGATALGWKLPVSEAELRRATEDKVFDITEMKTRLGVTPRPFADALRDIVARRRSALAEDGSSGHDGG; encoded by the coding sequence ATGATCGCGGCCCTGTTCGGCGCCACCGGCAAGACCGGCAAGTACCTCGTGCCGGCCCTGCTCGATGCCGGTTGGAGCGTACGTGCCCTCGGCCGCGACCGGACCAAGCTGGCCGCCCTCGACCAACGATGCGAAACGGCGTCGATCGATCTCGACCGGCCGGCCGCGCTCGCGTCCTTGCTCGACGGCGTCGATCGCGTCGTCAGTCTGGCCCATGCCCGCTTCGCCGGAACGATCCTCGCGGCGCTGCCGGACAGCTGCGCCAGGGTTGTCTTGACCGGCTCGGTCCGCGCCTTCACCAAACTACCCGATCCGGCGGCCGAAATGGTCCGCGACGCGGTGGCCATATTCCAGGCGTCGGGCCGGGCGGGCGTCGTTCTGCACCCGTCGATGATCTTCGGCGCACCGGAGGACCGCAACGTCGGCCGAATCCTCGCCCACCTCGAGGCTTGGCCGCGAATGTTCCCCTTGATCGTGCCGCTTCCCGACGGCGGCCGCCATTTCGTTCAGCCGGTCTATTACGACGACGTGGTCGCCGGCTTCGTCGCCGCGGTCATCAATGACGACGCCCCCGGCGAGCCCATCATCCTCGCCGGGCCGGAGCCGTTGACCTATGCCGACATGGTCCGAGCGTGTGCCGCCGCCTGCGGCCGCCAGGCACGCATTTTAGCAATTCCGGGAATCGCCGCGACCACCGCCGTGCGTGGCGCGACAGCGCTCGGGTGGAAGCTGCCGGTGTCGGAAGCGGAGCTTCGCCGCGCCACCGAGGACAAGGTTTTCGATATCACCGAGATGAAGACCAGGCTCGGCGTAACGCCGCGACCCTTCGCCGACGCGCTGCGCGACATCGTGGCCCGGCGGCGGTCGGCCCTTGCCGAGGATGGGTCAAGCGGGCACGATGGCGGGTGA
- a CDS encoding glycosyltransferase family 4 protein has product MKICQLCAVDFTMYHFLLPLMADLRDAGHEVVGVAAPGPLLIHVRSAGFRVETVAIERRYDLVAHWRAYRSLVDLFRRERFDVVHVHTPVAALIGRLAARRAGVPRIVYTAHGFYFHDNMAPLRRALFIALEWVGGRVTDVLMTQAEEDANAARRLRLCRGVIAAIGNGVDPARFASDGDTRRRPLRAELDTPADAVVVAVIGRLVAEKGYLDLLQAMRGIDAHLWIIGERLPSDHAGSVAAALAEAQDDPALAGRIHVLGYRGDVPDLLAASDIFTLPSHREGMPRSIIEAMMSGLPVIATDIRGSREEVIDGDTGILVPVADPDALAAALIRLIGDGGLRQRLGRAGRARAVALFDERQVIARQIEILGLAAATKAS; this is encoded by the coding sequence ATGAAGATCTGCCAACTCTGCGCCGTCGATTTCACCATGTACCACTTTCTCCTGCCGCTGATGGCCGACCTCCGCGATGCCGGACACGAGGTGGTCGGCGTCGCCGCACCGGGCCCGCTGCTGATCCACGTCCGATCGGCTGGGTTCCGGGTCGAAACGGTCGCCATCGAGCGGCGCTATGACCTAGTCGCGCATTGGCGCGCCTATCGGAGCCTGGTCGACCTGTTTCGCCGCGAGCGTTTCGACGTGGTCCACGTCCACACGCCGGTGGCCGCTCTGATCGGTCGCCTGGCGGCGCGCCGGGCCGGGGTGCCGCGAATCGTCTACACGGCACACGGTTTCTACTTCCACGACAACATGGCGCCCCTACGACGCGCGCTGTTCATCGCACTGGAATGGGTCGGCGGCCGGGTGACCGACGTTCTCATGACCCAGGCCGAAGAGGACGCCAATGCGGCGCGGCGATTGCGGCTCTGCCGCGGCGTCATCGCGGCCATCGGCAATGGCGTCGACCCGGCGCGCTTTGCCTCGGACGGCGACACGCGGCGGCGGCCGCTGCGAGCCGAATTGGATACGCCGGCGGACGCCGTCGTGGTCGCGGTCATCGGCCGGCTCGTGGCCGAGAAGGGGTATCTGGACCTCCTGCAAGCGATGCGCGGCATCGACGCTCATCTGTGGATCATCGGCGAACGTCTGCCCAGCGACCATGCCGGATCGGTCGCCGCGGCACTGGCCGAGGCGCAAGACGATCCCGCCCTTGCCGGCCGCATTCATGTCTTAGGTTACCGCGGCGATGTTCCGGACCTGCTCGCCGCCTCGGATATCTTCACCCTGCCGTCGCACCGCGAGGGCATGCCGCGTTCGATTATCGAGGCGATGATGAGCGGTTTGCCCGTCATCGCCACCGACATCCGCGGCTCCCGGGAGGAGGTCATCGACGGCGACACCGGAATATTGGTGCCGGTCGCCGACCCCGATGCGCTGGCGGCGGCGCTGATACGGCTGATCGGCGACGGCGGCCTGCGCCAACGCTTGGGGCGTGCCGGCCGGGCTCGCGCGGTGGCATTGTTCGATGAACGGCAGGTGATCGCCCGCCAGATCGAAATTCTCGGTCTCGCGGCGGCGACCAAAGCGTCATGA